One genomic window of Saccopteryx bilineata isolate mSacBil1 chromosome 4, mSacBil1_pri_phased_curated, whole genome shotgun sequence includes the following:
- the LOC136336004 gene encoding serine protease inhibitor Kazal-type 14-like, which translates to MATFSPILSFLFFNVIHWVFCGPPRWWPPHGSFKVKCPYRKVDLGWFKGTVNPCVGIYQPICGTNLVTYENPCILCIESLKSRGSIRYLHDGKC; encoded by the exons ATGGCCACGTTTTCCCCAATACTCTCATTTTTGTTCTTCAACGTGATTCACTGGGTGTTTTGTG GCCCTCCACGATGGTGGCCACCACATGGGAGTTTTAAG GTGAAATGTCCATATAGAAAAGTAGACTTGGGCTGGTTCAAAGGAACAGTGAACCCCTGTGTTGGTATATATCAACCGATCTGTGGCACCAATCTGGTGACCTATGAAAACCCCTGCATCTTGTGCATTGAGAGCTT GAAATCTAGAGGGAGTATTAGGTATCTGCATGATGGAAAATGCTAG